ACGCCGAGCGAGCGCGGCACGCGGACGCCGTCGCGCCCGTCGAAGCCGCGGCGCGCGAGCTCGCCTGCGAGGCGGTGCGCGGCGAAGTCGGTGCGCTTGTGGCGCAGCTTGCCGAGCGCGCGCAGCTGCAGCGTCTCGCCGGTGGTCGGGTCGCGCAGCGCGAGGAGGTAGTCGACGAGCGCGCGCCGACCGGGCTTGTGGCGCACGAGTGTCGCGCGCTCGACCTCGACGTCGCCGTGCGGGAAGGCCGTGGTCTCGATCGCGGCCGCGGCGACCTTGGGGTCGAGCGCGGCATCGAGCGCGGGCATCGCGGGATCGAGGAGGCCGGCGCCCGCGCTCGCCGCCGCGCCGCCGGCGCCGCCGGCGCCGGCGCCGCCGCCCGGCGGCGGAGCGCGCGCCGCGCACCGCTCGCCGCCGCGGCGACGGTCGGCAGCCGCGCCTCGATCTCGCGCGCGAACTCGAGGAGCTCGCGCGTCTGCTCGAGCCACTCCTCCTCGTTGCGGCGGAACGGGTCGGCGAGCAGCGAGAACAGGGCGACCGCGTGCTCGAGCCGCGCGTCGACGCCGCGGCCGAGCTCGAGCGAGAGCCCTTCGAGCAGCGCCGCGCGCGCGGCCTCGGCGCGCGGGAGCGGGAGGCGCCCGCGCACGACGTCGCGATCGAGGTGCGCGGCGAAGCAGCCCGCGTCCTGCGCCTCGCCGCCGCGCGCGGCGGCGTCGAGGTCGAGGAAGGAGACGTCGTCGTCGCCGAGCAGGACCTGCTTCGCGTAGAAGTCGCCGTGGACCGGAACCGCATCGGCGGGCGTGGACGCGATGCGCGCGGCGAGCCGCTCCGCGAGCCGCCGCGCGCGCTCGGCGAGCGGCCCGTCGAGCGCCGCGAGCGCGTCCGGCATCGCGAGCAGCGCGGCCGCGCGCTCGCGCGGCCGCACGACGGGAACGTGCTTCGGATCCTGGCGCTGCAGGACGGCGAGCGCGCGCCCGACGCGCCCGAGCGCGCGCGGGTCGAACGACGCGCGCGCGATCGCGTCGCTCGCGAGCTCGCCCTCGAGCCAGGTCGTCGCGACGAGCCCGTCGCCGTGCGACGAGACGAGGCGCTCCGGGAGGCGGAGCCCGTCGCGCGACGCGAGGCTGATGAGCTTGCGCGACGCGTCGCGGTGGCGCTGCGAGGCGTGCAGCTTCAGGGCGACGCGCTCGCCGTTCGCGTTCTCGACGCGCGCGACGAAGCGGCGCTCGGGCTTGTAGGCGAGCGGCGCGAGCGTCGTCGCGCCCCAGCGGTCGCCGTCGCCGAGCGCGCTCGCGAGCACGCCGCCGCGCGCGGCGGGATCGAGCAGTGCCGCGAGCGACGGGAGCTTCGCGTCGTGCGGGAAGCGCGAGACGATCGCGCGCTCGCCGACCGCGAAGACGCTCGCTCCGTCGACCGCCACGCGCTCGGCCTTGTCCGCGACGGCGTCGCCGTACGCCTTCACCGAGTGCGTCGTCGCGCCGCCGTCGCCGAGCTCGATCTCGAACAGGCTGAGGCAGCTCGTCGCGGGCTTGTAGCGCGTGTAGCGGCGCTCGATGCGCCGGACGTCGAGGTCGGGCCGCGCGCGGGAGAGGGCGCGCGCGAGAGCGTGCTCGTCGATCGCGAGCGCGAGGTCGGGAATCGCCGCGTCCGCGTCGGCGAGACGCGCGAGTGCCGCTCGTTCCAGTCGCCCGCCGCTCACGCGGTGCTCCGCGCGGTCGCCGACGCCGCGGTGCTCGCGCGGCCGACGGAGCGCGCGGCGTCGGCCGGCGCGTCGGCGAGCGCGAGCGCGCGGCGCGCGACGTCGACCCAGTCGCAGTCGGCGACCTTCGCGCGCGCGTGCGCACCGAGCCGCGCGCCGAGCGCCGCGTCGCGTTCGAGTCGGAGCAGCGCGCGGGCCGTGGCCTCGACGTCGCCGGGCGGGACGAGGAGCCCGTCCACGCCGTCGTCGATCACCTCGCGGATCTGCCCGATCGCGCTCGCGACGACGGGGAGGCCCGCCGCCATGTACTCGTAGAGCTTGAGCGGCGAGAAGTAGAAGTCGTCGAGCTGCGGATACGGCGCGACCGCCGCGTCGAAGCTCGCGAGCCAGCGGGGCACGTCCTCGGGCGGGACGGCGCCGACGAAGTAGGCGGCCTTCGCGTGGCCGCATGCGGCGAGGCGCTGCTCGAGCGCGGCGCGACCCGGGCCGTCGCCCACGATGCACAGCCGCGCGCGCGGCGCGACGTCGCGCACGCGCGCGAACGCGTCGGCGAGCGGCTCGAGGCCGTGCCACGGGCGCAGCGAGCCGACGAAGCCGATCGTGAACGGCTGCGTCGCCGCGCCGTCGTTCGCGCGGGCGTCGGCCGCCGCGCGCGCGATCGCGCGCCGGGCGCCGGTGCGGAACCGCTCGAGGTCGACGCCGTTCGCGAGCACGTGGATGCGCGCCGGGTCCGCCGTGCGGGGCGCGAGCCAGTCGGCGAGCGGCCGGGAGACCGCGAGCAGCGCGCTCGCGGCGTCGAAGGCGCGGGCCGCGGCGCGCTCGGCCGCGCCGCGGTCGACGAGCGTGCGGTGGCGCGCCTGCTCCTCGACGAGGGGAGCGTTCACCTCGAGCAGACCGGGGATGCCCGCCGCGCGCGCGTGCTCCATCGCCGCGAAGGCGAACAGGGCGTGCCGCTCGTAGACCGCGTGGAGGGTGCCCGCGCGCGCGAGCGTCGCGGCGACCGCCTCGTTGTCGCGCAGCCGCCACCGCTCGAGCTCGGCCGCCACGAGTCGTCCTCCCGGCAGTCGCGGGAGGTCGACGCGCTCGACGAAGCGCAGGTCGAGCGGCGCGCTGCCGCCCGGACGCGCGAACAGGACGACCTCGTGACCGAGCCGGCCGAACGCGCGGAGCATCGCCTGCACGTGGCTCGACGCGCCCTTGGTGCCGAACGCCGGAACACCGGGGTCGGTCGTGACGTAGGCGATCCGCATACCGCACGGGATCGCAAGTTCGGTGCCGGCCCGCGCGCGCGTCGGGGCGCGCGCTGCGCGCGCGAAGGGGAGGGGCGCGGCGCGCGCTGCGCGATCTCACCCGCCGGCGTGCCGTATCCCCCATTCCGCGACCGCGCCCTCGCGTGCGGGCCGCGCGGGGGCGGGAGAGTCCGGGCACGCGACTTGCTCTCCGGGTGCGCACGGAGGGCGGCGCGCAGCGAGCGCCGGCCCGGGGAGGCGTCGTCATGCTCGCAGGCTGCTGGCTCCGGACACACGCGCGCGCCGCGCGCGCGCTCGTCGTCGCACTCGCGTCGGCCCTCGCCGGTGCGGCGGCGGCGGCACCCGATCGGCCCGTCATCACCGAGATCTACGTCGATCCGCCCGGCGCGAACGACGGCCCGGTCGGCCGCGACCTCGCGAACCTCCACCAGGAGTACCTCGAGATCTACCTGCCGACGGCGGCCGAGCTGCACGCCTCGCTCGACAAGGACTCGCTCGATCTGACGATCTACGACGTCGAGGGCGACGCCTCGTCGACGGGAGTCGGGCTCGTCAACTACCGGATCGATCTCCCGACCTTCGACCTCGACCCCTCGAACGGCCTCACCGGCCTCGCGCGCCCGGCGTCGGGCATCGTCGTCGTCGGCTGGGTCGACTATGTCGGGGACCCGCCCACCGCCCTCGCCGGCACGCCCGCGACGCGCGTCGCGCTCGTGAACGGCGGCGTCACGTCGACACCCGGCTACACGTTCGTCGCGCTCAACGGCAACGAGTTCGCCGGCACGACGAACTTCCCGACCCCGCTCGCGATCTCGGCGATCGACGCGAGCGAGCGCACGGGCGGCCTCTTCGAGAACGGATCGAGCGCGACGCTGCTCGTGAACCGCGACTCGCCCGCCTACGCACAGCTCTTCGACGAAGCCGACGCGGCGCACGTCCCGCCGCTCGCGAACGCGGACCCGAACCTGCCGTCGGGCGCCGTGCTCGGCACGGCCGCGCTGCTCGACGCCGTCGCCGCGAACGACCACCGCAAGTTCGACCCGCTCGAGCAGCCCTACGCGACGCCGACGGGCGACGACATCGACCTCGAGACCGTGCTGCCGCTCGGCGGCGCGTTCAGCCGCCTCGTGCCCCAGCTGCTCGAGACGGAGCAGGGCTATGCGCGGCTGCTCGTGGACGTCGTGAAGACGACGGAGGACGCGAGCGCGGCGAACGACGATCCGGTCGCGGACGCGCTCGGCGCCTATCGCACGATCGCGTCGGCCGGGCCGTTCTTCCCGACGCCGGGCGTCGCTCCCGCGTTCGCGACGCCCGCGCAGCTCTCGGTCGCGGACGCGAGCGTGCAGGTGTTCCCGGTGCTCGCGGGCACGACGGGAAGGCCGGGTCTGCGCGCCGCGAACCTCGGTGGCGACTTCGGCATGGACGTCGCGGCGACGCCGGGTGCGTCGAGCGCGCCGGGCACCGTGGCGCTCGCAGCCGGCGCGGTCGCAGCGTCGATCGGCGCGCAGGAGCGCGTCTTCCCGCAGGTCGAGGCGACGGTGCCGATCGGTGCGCTCGACGGCGCGCTCGCGACGTCGACCGTCACCGTGGCGGCTTCGAAGGCCTCGCCGGCCGACCCGCCCGTCGCGAACCCGGTGCAGGCGGTGACGGCGACCTTCCAGGTGCTCTCGCCGGTCAACGGCAAGGCGGCGAACGGGCTGCCCTTCCAGGCGACCACCTTCGCCGCGCTGCAGCCGCTGCCGCCGCCCGCCGTCGGCACCAACGAGTTCGCGACGACGAGCCTCGGCGCGTTCGTCGCGCAGCACCTCGGGTCGCTCGTCGCCGACACGCGCGGCAATGGTGCGACGCTCGTCGACCCCGCGACGAACCTCGGCGACCCGGTGCTCGTCGACGCGATGGAGAAGGACATGCCCGACCTGCCGGCGGCGTACATCGACGTGCCGTCGCCGGCCGGCCTCGAGTCGCTCGTCGCGACGGTGCTCACGTCGGCGGAGTGGCTGTCGGGCGCGGACAGCTACACCGACAACTTCGATGCGACCTTCAGCGCCGTGCGCGCGATCGACCTCGCGCTGCCCGAGACGGCGACCTCGGGCGGCGTCTTCCGGCCGAGCGAGCGCGTGCACTTCGTCGACGCGCTCGGCGGCGTGGGCGACCCGACGAGCGGGCTCACCGACGCGACGAGCGACCGCGGCTTCGAGGTCGCGATCGTCGACACGAACGTCCAGCAGGCCGGCACGCTCGAGACGGGTGCGACCGACGACTTCGGCCTCGTCGTCGAGGTGGGCGCGGTGCGGCCGGGCGCGCTCGTCGTCCCCGGGCAGTTCGTCTTCCTGAGCTTCACCGGAGGCTTCGAGGGAACCGACATCGACACGCTCGAGGTGGCGCCCGGCGGCGCGCGGACGGTCGTCGTCTACCTCGACCTCGACCTGCTCGACACGGTGCTCGGCGCTCGCACGATCCGCCGGCTCATGGTCGTCGACGCGGGCACGGGGAGCGGGGCGGTGAACGTGATGGAGGCGTTCTCGCTGAACGTCGAGGGTGCGAGCGTGCCGGCCGTTCCTCCGTGGCACGCCGCCGTCGGCGCCGCGCTGCTCGGCGCCGCCGGCCTGCGCAGACTGCGCCGCGCCGCCTGATGCGCGCGGCGCGCGCCGCCGGCCGGTGTAGAGTGCGCGCGCGATGGACACCCACGGAATGCGAAGGCTGGAAGGAAGGCGCGCGCTCGTCACGGGTGCGGGCTCGGGCATCGGACGGGCGACCGCGCAGCGGCTCGCCGCCGAGGGCGCCGCGGTCTACGGCGTCGACGTCAACGACGAGGGCTGCCGCGAGACGGTCGCGGCGATCGAGGCGGCCGGCGGCCGCGCGCTCGCCGCGCGCTGCGACGTGCGCCGCTCGAGCGAGTGCGACGCGGTCGTCGCCGCCGCCGTCGACGCATTCGGCGGGCTCGACGTCCTCTGCAACGTCGCGGGCGTGCTGCTGCAGCGGCCATCCGCGAAGTGCACGGACGACGAGTGGCAGCGCGTCCTCGACGTGAACCTCACGGGCACCTTCTACATGTGCCGCGCCGCGCTCCCGCACCTCGCCCACGCGCGCGGAGCGATCGTGAACCTCGCGTCGATCGCCGGCGTGCAGGCCGTCCCGTACGCGGCCGCCTACTGCGCTTCGAAGGGCGGCGTGCTGATGCTGACGAAGTCGCTCGCCGTCGAGTGCGCGAAGTCGGGGCCGCGCGTCAACTGCATCTGCCCGGGCGGCGTCGCGACGCCGATGACGATGGGCTACCGGCGCGACGCCGAGCTCGACGCCTCGCTCTCGGCGCACATCGCGCCGCGCATGCCGACGATCGCGCAGCCCGACGAGATCGCCGCCCTCGCCGCCTATCTCGCCTCCGACGAAGCGCGCTTCATGACGGGCTCCGCGGTCGCCATCGACGGCGGCCAGGCCGCCTAGCCTCCCCGAGCACCGCAACGCACTGCGCCGCACGCGCGGCGCCGGTCGGCACGGCCCCGCGCCCGGGCTCTCTCCACGGCCCTCGCCCGCGAGCGATCGAGTGTGGCTAGGCGAGCAGCCCGCCGTCGACGACGAGGACCTGGCCGGTCATGTAGGACGACGCGTCGGAGGCGAGGAAGAGGGCGGGGCCGACCATCTCGTCGGGCTCCGCGACGCGGCCGAACAGGTTGCGCGCGCCCATCTCGGCGCGGAAGCGCGCGCGCTCGTCGGCGTCGCGCGGCAGGATCATGTCCGTTGCGACGGAGCCCGGCGTGAGCGCGTTGACGCGCACGCCGCGCGGCGTCCACTCCTTCGCCATCGTGCGCGTGAGGCTCAGCAGCGCGGCCTTCGACGCCGCGTAGGCGCCGAGGCCCTCCATCGGCGCGTGGCCGGCGACGGCGGTGACGTTGACGACGACGCCGCGCCCGCTCGCGGCGAGGTGCGGGAGGGCCGCGCGCGCCAGCAGGAGCGGGCCCGCCGTGTTGGTGCGGTGGAGGAGGTCGAGCTCGTCGGGCGAGATGCGCTCGATGCGGTGCGGGCGCAGGAGGCCGGCGTTGTTGACGAGCACGTCGAGCCGGCCGAAGGCGTCGAGCGCCGTGCGCACCGCGCTCTCGTGCGTCGCCGGGTCGGCGAGGTCGAAGGCGACGGGCTCGGCGCGGCCGCCGGCCGATGCGATCCCGCGCGCGACCTCGTCGAGGCGGGCCCCGTCGCGCGCGGCGACGACGACCGCGGCGCCCGCGCGCGCGAAGCCCTCCGCGATCGCGCGCCCGATGCCGCGGCTCGC
This Myxococcota bacterium DNA region includes the following protein-coding sequences:
- a CDS encoding glycosyltransferase family 4 protein, encoding MRIAYVTTDPGVPAFGTKGASSHVQAMLRAFGRLGHEVVLFARPGGSAPLDLRFVERVDLPRLPGGRLVAAELERWRLRDNEAVAATLARAGTLHAVYERHALFAFAAMEHARAAGIPGLLEVNAPLVEEQARHRTLVDRGAAERAAARAFDAASALLAVSRPLADWLAPRTADPARIHVLANGVDLERFRTGARRAIARAAADARANDGAATQPFTIGFVGSLRPWHGLEPLADAFARVRDVAPRARLCIVGDGPGRAALEQRLAACGHAKAAYFVGAVPPEDVPRWLASFDAAVAPYPQLDDFYFSPLKLYEYMAAGLPVVASAIGQIREVIDDGVDGLLVPPGDVEATARALLRLERDAALGARLGAHARAKVADCDWVDVARRALALADAPADAARSVGRASTAASATARSTA
- a CDS encoding SDR family NAD(P)-dependent oxidoreductase, translated to MDTHGMRRLEGRRALVTGAGSGIGRATAQRLAAEGAAVYGVDVNDEGCRETVAAIEAAGGRALAARCDVRRSSECDAVVAAAVDAFGGLDVLCNVAGVLLQRPSAKCTDDEWQRVLDVNLTGTFYMCRAALPHLAHARGAIVNLASIAGVQAVPYAAAYCASKGGVLMLTKSLAVECAKSGPRVNCICPGGVATPMTMGYRRDAELDASLSAHIAPRMPTIAQPDEIAALAAYLASDEARFMTGSAVAIDGGQAA
- a CDS encoding SDR family NAD(P)-dependent oxidoreductase, translating into MDAPFSLFDLTGRVALVTGASRGIGRAIAEGFARAGAAVVVAARDGARLDEVARGIASAGGRAEPVAFDLADPATHESAVRTALDAFGRLDVLVNNAGLLRPHRIERISPDELDLLHRTNTAGPLLLARAALPHLAASGRGVVVNVTAVAGHAPMEGLGAYAASKAALLSLTRTMAKEWTPRGVRVNALTPGSVATDMILPRDADERARFRAEMGARNLFGRVAEPDEMVGPALFLASDASSYMTGQVLVVDGGLLA